In Synechococcus sp. KORDI-52, one genomic interval encodes:
- a CDS encoding AbrB family transcriptional regulator: MTRSRLMPSMVTLGLYLLAGTAIGLLALLSGIPAAPLAGALLGAGIVSMSGQLEAATWPPGTRTVLQIGIGTVIGTGLTRTSLEQLQVLWKPAVLITLALVLTGLVVGLWSSRLLGIDPIVALLGAAPGGISGMSLVGAEFGVGAAVAALHAVRLITVLLVLPLVVRLIVPSTAGS, from the coding sequence CTGACGCGATCGAGACTGATGCCTTCAATGGTGACGCTGGGGCTGTACCTGCTGGCTGGAACTGCCATCGGACTGCTGGCTTTACTCAGCGGCATTCCCGCTGCTCCTCTGGCGGGGGCCTTGCTGGGTGCTGGCATCGTCAGCATGAGCGGTCAACTGGAAGCAGCCACATGGCCACCGGGAACACGCACGGTTCTTCAAATCGGCATCGGCACCGTGATCGGAACCGGCCTAACTCGCACCTCTTTGGAGCAATTGCAAGTTTTGTGGAAACCAGCGGTTCTGATCACCCTGGCACTGGTGCTGACGGGACTGGTCGTCGGACTGTGGAGCAGCCGTTTGCTCGGCATTGATCCCATCGTGGCCTTGCTGGGAGCAGCGCCAGGAGGCATCAGTGGTATGAGCCTGGTGGGTGCGGAATTCGGCGTGGGCGCTGCGGTGGCGGCCCTCCACGCTGTTCGGCTGATCACGGTGCTGCTGGTGCTGCCGTTGGTGGTGCGGCTGATCGTGCCCTCGACAGCTGGGAGCTGA
- a CDS encoding DUF6554 family protein encodes MGPIRSSLVLSAAALIGALGSVSPTVNAAEATEEKGAKIYCFMRSSGNDHTVSWNAAYAVIKRQGSGMFKTSPEHASVMITEAVVKDPGNFPDCGQFLGDLFGGNTQPANAATLGQSSSIPSSTDDTTRYSY; translated from the coding sequence ATGGGTCCCATCAGGTCATCGCTGGTTCTCTCCGCCGCGGCCCTGATCGGTGCTTTGGGCAGTGTCAGTCCCACCGTCAACGCGGCTGAAGCCACCGAGGAGAAGGGCGCCAAGATCTACTGCTTCATGCGTTCCAGCGGCAACGACCACACGGTCAGCTGGAATGCCGCATACGCCGTGATCAAACGCCAGGGCAGTGGCATGTTCAAAACATCTCCCGAGCATGCCTCGGTGATGATTACAGAAGCCGTCGTCAAAGACCCCGGCAATTTCCCCGACTGTGGCCAGTTCCTTGGTGATCTGTTCGGCGGGAACACCCAACCAGCCAACGCCGCCACCCTTGGACAGTCCTCATCCATCCCCAGCAGCACCGACGACACAACGCGCTACAGCTACTGA
- a CDS encoding alanine--glyoxylate aminotransferase family protein, with protein sequence MQDKLTLMIPGPTPVPETVLKAMGRHPIGHRSGEFQAIVRRTTEQLKWLHQTTSDVLVITGSGTAAMEAGIINTLSRGDKVLCGDNGKFGERWVKVARAYGLDVEVIKAEWGQPLDPEAFRSALEADSAKAIKAVILTHSETSTGVINDLESIARHVKAHGTALTLADCVTSLGATNVPMDAWGLDVVASGAQKGYMLPPGLSFVAMSARAWEAYERSDLPKFYLDLGPYRKTAAKDSNPFTPAVNLYFGLEAALDMMQKEGLEAIFARHARHRAAAQAGMKAIGLPLFAAEGCGSPAITAVAPESIDAEQLRKAVKEKFDILLAGGQDHLKGQVFRIGHLGYVCDRDVLTAVAAIEATLQSLGLHKGSMGAGVAAASAALG encoded by the coding sequence ATGCAGGACAAGCTCACCCTGATGATTCCGGGCCCCACCCCGGTGCCGGAAACGGTGCTGAAGGCCATGGGTCGTCACCCCATCGGCCATCGCAGCGGGGAGTTCCAGGCCATCGTGCGACGCACCACCGAACAGCTCAAGTGGCTGCACCAGACGACGAGCGACGTGCTGGTGATCACCGGAAGCGGAACAGCTGCCATGGAGGCGGGAATCATCAACACCCTCAGCCGCGGCGACAAGGTGCTCTGCGGCGACAACGGCAAGTTCGGCGAACGCTGGGTCAAGGTCGCCCGCGCCTACGGACTTGACGTCGAGGTGATCAAAGCGGAGTGGGGCCAACCTCTCGATCCGGAAGCCTTCCGCTCGGCGTTGGAAGCCGACAGCGCTAAAGCGATCAAAGCCGTGATCCTCACCCACTCGGAAACCTCAACAGGGGTGATCAATGACCTGGAGAGCATTGCCCGTCACGTGAAGGCCCACGGAACGGCCCTAACCCTGGCGGACTGCGTCACCAGCCTGGGTGCCACCAACGTGCCCATGGACGCCTGGGGACTGGATGTGGTGGCTTCAGGCGCACAAAAGGGCTACATGCTTCCCCCGGGCCTCAGTTTTGTGGCCATGAGCGCACGGGCCTGGGAAGCCTACGAGCGCTCCGATCTGCCCAAGTTTTATCTGGATCTGGGCCCCTACCGGAAAACAGCGGCGAAGGACAGCAACCCCTTCACCCCCGCGGTGAACCTCTACTTCGGCCTGGAAGCTGCTCTGGACATGATGCAGAAGGAAGGCCTGGAGGCGATTTTTGCCCGTCACGCCCGCCATCGCGCTGCCGCCCAGGCAGGCATGAAGGCGATTGGCCTGCCCCTGTTTGCCGCCGAGGGTTGCGGCAGCCCAGCCATCACAGCAGTGGCCCCCGAAAGCATCGATGCCGAACAGTTGCGCAAAGCCGTAAAGGAAAAATTCGACATTCTTCTCGCTGGTGGACAAGATCATCTCAAAGGTCAGGTGTTCCGCATCGGCCATCTCGGCTATGTCTGCGACCGGGATGTATTGACCGCCGTCGCTGCGATTGAAGCCACCCTTCAATCCCTTGGCCTGCACAAAGGCAGCATGGGTGCGGGGGTCGCTGCAGCATCAGCGGCGCTTGGCTAG
- the cbiD gene encoding cobalt-precorrin-5B (C(1))-methyltransferase CbiD, translating into MSGPIALSSPGLTLPVWVAAAAKAALQVLLGEPFNAEQQLNQGSDQPLLQVPVCSAAPLADGQALGISRCDPGPGLDLTRDLEIWVRVAWIASSQPVLELQAGEGVGRFGPEGDICLSGFARELLERNLLPLLTPGRGLLVQPILPLGRSLAQRTSNAAFGVVDGLALIGTQAEVQRSAAPDQLQQVLAELQALAGEPAFQGRLVLVIGENGLDLARQQGLGPVLKVGNWVGPVLVAAAEASVRDLLLIGYHGKLIKLAGGIFHTHHHLADGRLEVLVALGLDAGLPAAQLLQLRGAASVEEAFQALEADQSSALGQHLAATVERRSQVYVARYGDWTMRIGAALFDRSRSLRWLGPVAVKRFFTLMD; encoded by the coding sequence TTGTCTGGTCCCATCGCCCTCTCCAGCCCCGGATTGACCCTGCCGGTGTGGGTGGCGGCGGCGGCCAAGGCTGCCTTGCAGGTGTTGCTTGGTGAACCGTTTAACGCTGAGCAGCAGTTGAACCAGGGGTCGGATCAACCCTTGCTGCAGGTGCCGGTTTGTTCGGCAGCTCCCTTGGCGGATGGCCAGGCCCTGGGAATCAGCCGTTGTGATCCAGGGCCTGGCCTGGATCTGACGCGGGATCTCGAAATCTGGGTGCGGGTGGCCTGGATCGCCTCATCCCAGCCGGTGCTCGAGCTGCAGGCCGGAGAAGGGGTGGGTCGGTTTGGCCCTGAGGGAGACATTTGCCTCTCCGGCTTCGCCCGTGAGCTGTTGGAGCGCAATCTGCTGCCTCTGTTGACGCCGGGCCGGGGCCTGCTGGTGCAACCGATTCTTCCGTTGGGGCGCAGTTTGGCCCAACGCACCAGCAATGCTGCCTTCGGCGTTGTGGATGGTCTCGCCTTGATCGGCACCCAGGCGGAGGTGCAGCGCAGCGCGGCACCGGATCAATTGCAGCAGGTGCTTGCAGAGCTGCAGGCACTCGCTGGAGAACCGGCCTTTCAGGGACGCCTCGTGCTGGTGATTGGAGAGAACGGATTGGATCTGGCCCGTCAGCAGGGTCTGGGGCCCGTGCTCAAGGTGGGGAACTGGGTCGGGCCGGTGCTGGTGGCCGCGGCGGAGGCCAGTGTTCGCGATCTGCTGCTGATCGGTTACCACGGCAAATTGATCAAGCTGGCCGGCGGCATTTTTCATACCCATCACCACCTGGCCGATGGCCGTTTGGAGGTGCTGGTGGCACTGGGGCTGGATGCCGGCCTGCCGGCGGCCCAGTTGCTGCAGCTTCGTGGTGCAGCATCCGTTGAGGAGGCCTTCCAGGCGTTGGAGGCTGATCAGTCCAGCGCCCTCGGCCAGCATCTGGCCGCGACGGTGGAGCGGCGCAGTCAGGTCTATGTGGCCCGCTACGGCGACTGGACGATGCGGATCGGTGCGGCGCTGTTCGATCGGAGCCGCAGCCTGCGCTGGCTAGGACCGGTGGCGGTGAAGCGCTTCTTTACGCTGATGGATTGA